The following DNA comes from Chromatiales bacterium.
ACGGTGCGGCCAGCAGGGCGAGACGATTGTCCAGCTTGAGATCGAACGACAGATCGTTCAGCCCAAGATGAAATTCCTCGACTGCTGGAATCGCCAGCAGTTCGTCAATGCATTGCGTGGCCTCGAATCGTTCAATCAACGGTACGAGCTGGGCCTGGCCGTCGACGATGCGCAGGACCTCCAAAACCTCCCGCGCACTGCGGAAGTTCGGCAACATGATGATCTCGACGCCGGCGTCGATGAGTCGCCGAATCTCGTCGGATGATTGCGGCCCGGCAGGGTTGCAACGCACAAACAGGCTGGCTCGCGACAGCACCGCACGAATCGCCGGAAGTTGGTCCTCACGATGAGGACTGATCCAGGTTCCGAGGTTGCGCTGGCGATCGTGTTTGCCGATGGACTCAAGATCCAGCCCGATCCGATCCACCCCCGCCCGGTCCGCGCGCCGTGCGACATCCGGGTCGTTGGTCCAGAGCGTGAGATCGAACCAGAACCGGTCACCACTCATACGGGATATCCGGAGAATCGAACGGCAATCGATCCTCGTCCTTGTGCTGCATGTCGTAGGGTTCGGAATTCATGTGCAGCACGAATGCACTGGTCGGCCCGATGGCCTTGAAGCCGTGCCAGATTCCAGCCGGGAACTGCGCGAGCTTCGGCGCCAGTTCTCCCATGATGATCTCATCGAACTGTCCGAACGTCGGACTGCCACCGCGGCCATCGTAAAGCACCAGCTTGAGCAGGCCCGTGAGGGTGACGATCTGGTCAGTCTGGACATGATGCCGATACCAGGCCTTGACGACTCCACTTCGGGTTTCGGTCAGATAGCACTGACCGAAGCCGATGTACTCGGGATCGTCGCGGCGCTGAATCTCCATCAACCGCCCGCGTTCATTGGGCAGCAGTTTCAGTGGCTTTACGAGGACGCCATCAATCACGTTGTTGCACTCCGTAGTTTTCGGCTGGCCGGTGCGGATCAGCGCGGCCGCATCTGATCGGCGCGGACCACCGAGGTAAAGTTTTCGTCCGCGGAATCCTGGTCGAGACCTGCACCGGCACCATTGACCAGCGGCAGCTCATAGTCGCTCCAGCCGCGCAGCCCGGTCTTCAGCGAAGTGACGCGCTCAAAGCCCAGTTCGCGCAGCACCAGCGCGGCGACTGCACTGCGCTGACCCGACCGGCAGGCGAGCACGACCGGGCGATCACGCGCCTGCACGAGCTCGGGGACCGTGTCTTCGTAGTCCCACTCGCAGGCCGACTCGAGAATCCCGCGCGGCACGTTGAGCGAACCCTCGATGTGTGCACGTGCATACTCGTACGGTTCGCGGATGTCGACGATGAGCATGTCCTCGCCGGCCTGGAGGCGGTCGTCGAGGTCCCATGGAAACACTTCGTCGATCCGCGACTGGGCATCACGAACCATTTCGCTCCATGTTTTCATGACGGCAGCATCACCGCGCGGTCCAGCACCACCACCCCATCGGGGTCAACGTAGATCCAGTCACCGCGCCT
Coding sequences within:
- a CDS encoding dTDP-4-dehydrorhamnose 3,5-epimerase family protein — translated: MIDGVLVKPLKLLPNERGRLMEIQRRDDPEYIGFGQCYLTETRSGVVKAWYRHHVQTDQIVTLTGLLKLVLYDGRGGSPTFGQFDEIIMGELAPKLAQFPAGIWHGFKAIGPTSAFVLHMNSEPYDMQHKDEDRLPFDSPDIPYEW
- a CDS encoding rhodanese-like domain-containing protein — encoded protein: MKTWSEMVRDAQSRIDEVFPWDLDDRLQAGEDMLIVDIREPYEYARAHIEGSLNVPRGILESACEWDYEDTVPELVQARDRPVVLACRSGQRSAVAALVLRELGFERVTSLKTGLRGWSDYELPLVNGAGAGLDQDSADENFTSVVRADQMRPR